DNA from Macrobrachium rosenbergii isolate ZJJX-2024 chromosome 13, ASM4041242v1, whole genome shotgun sequence:
ttaaaaaatgtgcGACCTCCGGTTAGTTGGTACTTACGGTCCATTTCATAACAACACAGACGGAATTAGGATTTGCAAAATAGTTCTTGGTACATTGTGGTCCTGGTGAGCAGGGATTATGCATAGATTTCATAGATTTCACGAAGCTACGTCTTGTACACACTTGTCATACACGGCTTGGTGGAGTTTGTGTGTGCCGTGAAGTTTCTAGACTTAAATGATTCTCTGTTCAAGGGTTactgatggtggtggtggtggtgattaGTCCTCAAAAGGGTTCCAAGTGTGTCATATCCGTCTTTGGCTTGTTATGAGGAGGACCTCTTCAGTGAAGTAAGCTATAAAACCCCGCACATTCTGCATTGCATTTGATGAACTttgttgtataattttctttcaaagataGAAggtttctttcagaaaaaaaaaaatccagtcacaCTGCAGTGTCCCTAACAGATTGAGGTAGAGCAATTTCCACAATGTATATATCGCTATGATATGAAacttaaaaagtaatatttttttatatttttttctcttatttttatataccaTTTGGGCACCAATCCTTATATCCAATATACGGAACAGGCCGTTGAAGTTTGTACAGCAAGTATCACAAGTAGGTGGCCACGCAAGGAGTGGTGTGGAGGCTATGGCTTTCATGGGATTTACTGCAGAATTTCTCGTAAAAAACGGTTTTGTCTGTGGTTGTGTTTTGCTTAATGTCTTATATTTCTGCCATGTTCGTAAGTTGTTGAAACTGGCATGCTGCATACTTTAAGGAGCTGAAGATTAAATTGTACTTCTTGAGCAACATCATTCTGGGCATATGAGAGTGGGATTCATTCTCACTGCTAAGAAGAAATATTGGAAGCTAAgttgtcattttaaatttaagtATTGGTGGCAGCAGTGTTACAAGTTTAGTGCAGTTCCCTTAGAGTGTTACTAAGCTCAAGATAGAACTGCTTTAATGGACTGTCTCATTGGTTCTACAAGGTTGTACActattcttgttctttctctcacACCTGTGTTTACTTCATTATCTGCTTTTGTTGATCCTTCAGTGCAATCTCCTGCATGTGCTTTTGTCTTAAGATTTTCGATCAGGTATTTAGTCACACGTTAATATCCTTGCATTGATTCACTTGTAAAAAATGTGTTAACATAGAGAAAGTCTTTTAAGAAAGGTCTTTGTAGGTTGTTGTTTACATATCTAGCAAGCCATCTGAAATATGAACCCACTTGATGTTGACCTGTATCATTAACTCTGTTAATACTGTCATAAATTATTCTCAAATTACCAAGGCTTCCTTTCAGTTTTTACCAGACTCCTTGACAGTTCAGTCCCTCAAGAATGGTAGCCAAATTACTTCATCATGACAGGGTTGCATAGCTGTCACTGTACACATTGGTTTTCTTATGCACAGCAGACtgaaaactgttatttttcttcaagtACTGTGTATTGTATGTGAATATGGGTGTGTATGCGCACAAGAATTTGTCACGAGTGCCATACTAATGTATAGATGGAAGTAATTAAATTGTGTATTCTGGCCTTACTGACAGTCTGATATATCTGTGTTACCAGTTACCAAACAGTGACTAATTAACTGCAAATAGAGCTACGTTTAATTCAATTTAGTCAGTATTATGTTCATTTTAGCAAATGCCTGCCCCCCACTGGCTTCTTGGTGACCACCTCAAAAGCATTGTACCATTAGCTTCTCGCTGAACCAAACCTCGTCCTTATAGAACACCCGTTCAGCCAGTTACCTTTGAGATGACAGGCAGACGAATGGTTGAAAAGACTTGGTAGGGGCGATTTGCTGAATGGTACAAGCTTAAAATTCACTACCACAATGGGCTTCTTCAACATACATGAAATTTCTTTAATTACAGCTGGGATCTGAGACAACACTTAACCATACAGTCATTCTCAGCCTTGTCAGTCGTCTACCTTAAGTATTATCTTTGTAGGCAATTAAACCACTGTTTGGCATCAATATAAATTGCAATTTTCAGGCTCTGTCGTTGaataatttaagtaatttttactgCTAAGATGACTTGAATGTACCTTTAGTAAGTCTCCATAATTGTTACCTGGAAAACCATATAACGAGCAGGCATTGTTTTTGCTAATTTCTTCCTTTCATGTCACATATCCAATAGCGTTAGTAATTTACTCAAGTTAAAGTCACTGTGATACGTTAATTAACTGGCCTTTGAATAGCTTACCTAACAAATGACACAGGTGTCAATTATTTCACTTTTGAAGCACAAAGTGTGGTCTCAGAATTTCCAGCAACAGAGAACAGTAATGGGTAGAAGGTCATAATGATGTTaacttaaataaatcaaaaaagtaaatttgcAAACTACACATTTATTAATTCtttcacaataataaaaacataagaaattataaaaatgaatatattatattatacttgCAGACTGCCTGTTTTATCCCGGCAAGCAGGAATATATGGCGTCACGGTTTAGAAAAATAGTAGTAACTTTGTGACTAGAAAGACaatataataatgacaaattcATATATGAAACAGGAATGGGCTGCATAATAATTTGAGATGCAAGTATAGTTAACATCTGATGGACTTAAAAATTTCCATGTCTCCATCTCATCACTGCCCATCCACATTCATTGGGTGTTCCAGGACCAATGTTTCAGTGATTCCAAAACTACAGACAGAATTTGAATGGCCGATAGAAGAGGCATGAATCTTTTTAAGCTCACTCTGAGAGTTTTTCAACTAGATCCATGTTCTCCAAAAGCTTTTACTGCCAAGCTCTCGTGcttacacaaacagacacaaataTTGACTGGCAAGAGATGTTCTTAGCAATACAAAACCCACTATATTAGGTACAGTTAAATTAataagagttatcagattgacCATAACCTCTAGTAGTCTACTCATTGCTCACAGGTTAATGGTTCTTAGTGTCTATCCATATTTTACACAAAGGAAGTACTACTGTGCCATTGCAGTATTTGTGTCTAATGCCAAACTCAAGCTGAGAACAATAGAAGCTCTTAGGAACCCCAAGCGCATATTCTAATTACAAAAGttaatgatcatcatcattgatagaacaatgaacaaaaatcaaataGGAAATTTTTGTTGGtcattgaaatttttataaatttaatttttgcccTTCCCATTAGATGATGATGTCTTAGGAGCGCTCAGTAACCCATAGGGCAACTAACAGCAGAGTCATTCAGTGTTAAGGCCTTGGCCTAGCTAAGACCTTTGAGACTCAGTAAGGTCCTTcacattaaaataattgaaatttgttTTAACTTTCTGACTCTTTCAAATTTCAGAGTATAATATCATGTATCACTGGTGTCACCTTGTAATTGAAAATTGACATCAGCATGTAAGTATGTCAagtcattacattaaatttattccatttcagTTCAGACCTTGAATTCAAGAAAGTCTTAAACCCTGGCATCAGACCTTAAGACTCCTGCTGCGCTCATATCcacacaaatatttgttttcatttccatgaaGAGAAGTAGCTCTGGTCTGGTTAAATGGTTTATGGCTGAGTGACAGCATTTCCCAGCCTAACGAGACACTTGTAAACGTACCAATCCAAAACTACACAACAATAGGTAAGGTGAGTTTTAAAAGGATCTTTGCAGACAGAATGGGTTATGCTACACCTGGTAGAAATCTTACCAAAATATTAACCATCATTCACACAATCACCAAAAACTTCTGAAAACTAACACATAACATTCAATATAAAATTTCTCGTGGACGCGACATGGCCCAGCGAGTTATCATCTACTATGTATCTACTTTATCTAGTCTCATCTACCGTCGATATGAGATAAAACATGTAACAGCAAAATATTCAACACTATCGTCAAAGACCCTCCAAACCATCACCAGTTCTATATATCTCTTTTTCATCTTGcgctctctccccttctcttgcTCCTTCTTTCGCTCATCTCTCACATCCCAActtatctctttcttttccacTCGGCAAGCAGTCATCACTCATTCCTTCTCTATATATTTACCTCGTGCCCATCTTGTCACCTTAGTGTAATCACCTTGATGCCACTTTGGTGTCATCTAAGTGCTCACCATGACGTCACTTAGTGACATCTTGGCTTTAAACTTTGTTCTTTGGGACATACATTATGGAGacttaaaatttgtaaaacttgGAAAGGTCTACCCCCCTAAAAGCAAGAAGAGTATTTATAGAGGTATTGTAGAAGTAAAAATGGTTATTTAGATATTAATTGGCTGTTAATAATCAGGTGGTAATGATGGGTTTGTCGTGTTTTATGAATTTAGCATTAGCGTCCCTCCTCAGaacctttttccttttaatagGGGCAACAAGACTGGGTGTGTATTTGTACTGGACCGCTACTGCATTCTTCTATCACACATCTTATcacaaaattatttagttttcgtACCTTAAGAGAAACCGTACCGGTTAGTTAAGTTGTacaagtaagaaaaatatatgccatatttgttaatgataataaagagTACATATTGTACAACAATGTAATCTTATCCATGCTTACAACAAGTGTGAACAATCTCGAGCACTTCTACAATACAGGAACCCTCATATTGTTCTTTCAAACATAACCTATGTACAGATTCACAACCATCGGCTTTGAAAAAGTCAACCTTTCAATGACCATAGTCCGATATATAACCCTTGGGCAGCTCTGCATTGTTCTATATGTAATATGGgcatattctttattattctatAAACCAAAAGCGTCTATACCTGAGgcagtacaaaattataaaaggtGAAGGATATTGGCAGGTGGTGTCAGATCTGCTGGTGCGGTGGTGGGGGCGGCGGCGGCCAGCAGCCAGCTGCCCCGCCCACACGACGCCCACACGCCCGCCCGTTCTCCTGCTGGGGCACACTCAAGTCCATTAAGAGACGACACCTTTTGATTTTGTTCAGTGGCGGGTCAGGGAGACAACGGGAAGGCTGCTGGTGCTGCGGCTGCCCCGCCCATCCTCTAGTTGGCAACTAACAGGTGCTGGTACTGAGAGGCTGGGTACACGCCCATCACACCTTCGCTTAGTGCATTTGCCTTTTCACCCGCCGTACCCATGGAAGCTGCTCCAGGGGCAGCACCACCCATCATCCCGCCACTGAGCTGCTCATACATTGGTGGGAATTTGGGTCCAGGCGCCTGTTGGCTTGTGGCTGGTAGCAGGTCAGTGATGAAGGACGGTGAGGTGAAGCCCTGCTCAAACATTCCGCGACCCCAAGGGTTATATGCTCCACCACCAGGGGCACCACCAGGGAAATACACGCCTTGGGGCTCCATTGGAGGGTTGGGGCTGAGAGAACGAGGCCTGGACGGTGGGAACTGGCTACCGAACCCTGCCGTCGCTACAGCCACTgcctgttgctgctgttgctgctgctgctgttgtacaTGTTGTTGCTGCTGAATCATCTGGCGTTGCTTGATGTAGTGTGAGAACTCTGTAGGTGACATACGGTTTGCTCGTTTGGTACTTGTCTTTAACTTTGTGGACCCGAATTTTGTCTGGGCAAATGTCGCAGTTGTAAAGGTAAGAGGGGCGGAGCTCTTGTTAAGGAAGGCGTTGATAGGCGAGGCTTCCCTCTGTTTGAAGGGCGGCGTGGGCGAACTGGCAGAATATGGGGACGTCGACTTTGGGCTGATCGACACGTTGCTAAGGGACGAACTCAGGTTATCAATGGGTTTAAAGCACTGTGCCTCTGGGTTGAAGGTTTTGGTCACCTCTTTgtcgaggttctcctcctgtgtTGCAGATTCTGCTGCCTCTGAATAGAGAACTTTGATCTGACCTTTCTCTCCAATCCTGTAAGAGACCTCACCAGGGTCTACCCAGACTGCAAGATCCTCTGGAAGGTTATCCTTGATTTCTCTCACCTCCATTCCGGCTTCTCTGGCTGCCTTTTCCAAAACAGGGTCAATGGGGTCCCCTGTCTTGAGACAGCGGTATGCTGATCCTTTCATTGGCTTGTCAGGGTACCAGTGGCCCTCAAATTTTTCCTTGAGTGCTTTTTCCAGCTCCTCACCAAATATGTTGACTCGTCGCCTTGGCAATTTGTTGTACATGTAGGAGATAACAAAGTTAAGTGCGACTTGAATCTCAAGATGCATTGTGGGAAGCTTTGAGGGCGAGTCTCAAGATGTGACGACGACGACGTTGTTGCTGATGATGCAAAAGTAACTGCTGGTAATTTTTCTAGAACTTGCTTTTCTTTGTGTGCGCTTGGAGACTGTTCTATATCACCTCTAATTCTGTTTTGATCTCTCTCACGTGATCCTGCAAAAAGAGAAAGGGTTCATTAGTGTTCTGAATGCAGATTGATAAAATTTAAAGTTGTTATCActtaatgttaaaacaattttgaCATGTAAAAACATGAGACTGTTATTGAAACGTGAAAGTGTGGATCGTGCAGTTTGTTGCCTAAACAATCGAGTGTCTTAATTGCTATAATTTTCACAAGTGTTTGAAATAACTTAGTAAGTACCGCAGCGTGGTTCCAGCATTCGAAATTAAGTGAGAAGTGTAAGTTTTACAGTATAGGACAGTGTAGTGATCCTCTCTGTTCAGGTGAGTAGGAtagtgtttataaatgtataatcgtatttcatattttatggcGAAGACAAAGACAACTAGATGAAGAAAGATCCCCATGTCAAACTAGAACATTGTAGTTTTCAGGGTACAGATATGTGCCCAGTTCTGTGTTAGTGCTCACTTGGTTCAGAAATCTCATGAATTGGCTAGGGAAACAACTTAATGGGGAGGACCACAGCACAGTTTTAACCcaaatgaaacttattttaaatAGAATCATAAGCTATGCAACCAATtgagttttgtgttgttttaaaggTAAGAAGTAAACTTTCAAACTTTCCCAAGATAAAAAATGTTGTAAGAAGAAACGTTGGCAACATCCAAAACAGTGTCTTTCCACTGGGTCAATTTTTATGACTGGTGCCCAAAAAAGAAGTCTCCATCTGCGTTGAGTGCCACCATAGTTTATTTCCTAAACAGCGTTCCGTGCGTTGGCACTTTTTCTCGTGGCATGTGTTAGGGAAAAGGACTAGCGTGAACATAGCCATTATAATCCCAATGCGGATATTTCTGACACAGTGACCTGAGTTCAAGGTTGCTCGCTCCTCAGCTGCGgtcgttttctgttttcttctttttgcttttgtcGTTTGTTTGTGTCCTGTTGTTATTGTATTCATTTATGCGCGTGCGCGTTTTGTGGTTTCTATTCTACATTGCGTTACCTGTATGGAACTGTACTTGTAATGCAACCTATTCATTATCTGAATTGTAATTTCTTGTACTGCGTACGAAatcctttcaattttttatcggtgacttaatatttcatttgaccTTTCTAAACTCTGATCGATAGTGCACAGTGGTTGTTGTGGCCTCCTTTGCCTGTAAATCAATTTCGGTCCATCGATTCAACGAAGGCCACTTGGGGCTGTCACATGTATGAAAGTGATCTTAATGACACTGATGGTATTCCTGTCACAagctccccctccctcccctacctcacacacaaacgcacaaaatCCACCCTTCCGTctggatgaaaatatttctatttcataCACGGCTACCAAGTCTTTTTCTGTCGCCAAATATTTGTAAGACACGTTTGTAATGATATGTAAACCTTGTTAGATCTTGTCgcgttcatcattattttttatttcatcgatTTGTTCCTTCTACAGTAATAAatcttttcatctatttttgtttttacgagGGCACTGAACTTGTTAATTATGTCACGATACAGAGCGAGTGAGAGACTGGAAAGAAAATCTCaat
Protein-coding regions in this window:
- the LOC136845272 gene encoding protein Tob1-like, with the translated sequence MHLEIQVALNFVISYMYNKLPRRRVNIFGEELEKALKEKFEGHWYPDKPMKGSAYRCLKTGDPIDPVLEKAAREAGMEVREIKDNLPEDLAVWVDPGEVSYRIGEKGQIKVLYSEAAESATQEENLDKEVTKTFNPEAQCFKPIDNLSSSLSNVSISPKSTSPYSASSPTPPFKQREASPINAFLNKSSAPLTFTTATFAQTKFGSTKLKTSTKRANRMSPTEFSHYIKQRQMIQQQQHVQQQQQQQQQQAVAVATAGFGSQFPPSRPRSLSPNPPMEPQGVYFPGGAPGGGAYNPWGRGMFEQGFTSPSFITDLLPATSQQAPGPKFPPMYEQLSGGMMGGAAPGAASMGTAGEKANALSEGVMGVYPASQYQHLLVAN